A genome region from Hemitrygon akajei chromosome 14, sHemAka1.3, whole genome shotgun sequence includes the following:
- the LOC140738413 gene encoding coiled-coil domain-containing protein 157-like: MTLLLGNQNCLDGLRKDVTDLQGIIVDVFSRVGAVRYPSWKFPDKTSCDLDLVTLLEHFDYMEGDPEFTQHSHVVLFELVIDR, translated from the coding sequence ATGACGCTACTTCTAGGAAATCAAAACTGTTTGGATGGTCTGCGCAAGGACGTCACAGATCTACAAGGAATAATCGTAGATGTGTTTTCACGGGTTGGTGCAGTTCGTTATCCATCATGGAAATTTCCAGACAAAACTTCATGTGATTTGGATCTTGTTACTTTATTGGAGCATTTTGATTATATGGAAGGTGACCCAGAATTCACACAGCATTCTCATGTTGTGCTGTTTGAACTAGTGATTGACAGGTAA